GGAGAGCCTAATTGGCACTATGTAAAAAGCTTAGAAGGATTGACAGAAGAATCACTACTTAACTCCTTCAGTAAAAAAGGAAAACCCTTGGTTAAAAAAGCCAACACGTTTGGTATCAAGATTCGTAAATTAAAACGAGATGAATTACCTGTTTTTAAGAAACTGACCACTGCAACCTCCGAACGGCGTGAATATAGGGATAAGTCCTTGGATTATTATCAACATTTATATGATAGTTTTGGCCATAATGCAGAATTCATGGTGGCTACACTAAATTTTCAAGACTATATCACAGCAATTGATGAAGAGCATCAGCAATTGCTTAAAAAAATCGAAAAACTGGAACAACGTCCAACTACGATAAAACAACAAAATCAGCTGCGAGAATTATCTAGCCAGTCCGAAACCTTCTACGTTCGAAAACAGGAAACTCAGGTATTTCTCGAAAAATATGGTAATACAGATCAACTATTAGCAGCTAGTCTCTTTCTCTATACGCCACAAGAAACAACTTACCTCTTTAGTGGCTCTTATCCAGAATTTAACAAATTTTACGCCCCAGCTCTTTTACAGGAATATGTCATGAAAGAAAGTATCAAGCGAGACATCACCTCCTATAATTTCCTTGGCATCGACGGCATCTTTGATGGATCAGATGGTGTCCTACGTTTCAAACAAAATTTCAATGGGCATATCGTTCGTCGAATGGGTACCTTCCGTTACTATCCACAGCCATTTAAGGCAAAGGTCCTACGCCTACTAAAAAAAATCATAGGCAGATAAAAAGTGAGAACAGTCGTCACTTGCTAGAAAACGACTGTTCTCACTTTTTTATTTTTCATTCTCTAGCTTCAAGGATTGACTGTCACTTGGTTCTTGTGAAGAATACAAAACGCAGTTGAGAAAAACGTCTCAACTGCTTTTTAATACTCTTTTACTTTTCTTTAGCTAATGAACAAGAAAATAAATGATTATCCTTTTTAATCCGTAAACCGACCTGTATAGTCAATGTTGACATCAAACAGGTGACGACCAGGGATCAACTGACCAGCAGAGGTATATTGCCAAGCTGCTGCACCGGCATGTAAGCCCATTTCTTTTGCTTGTTCAAATGACATAGTACGATATGGGTATTGTGCTACCCAGAAATTACCGATACCAAACTGACCTGTTTCAATCGGACCAGGACGACCTAAATCATTGACATCAATCCAACTTGCACCTGCATAGTGAACCAAATTATTATAGCCCAAGTGGCGCATCTCTGCTTCCCAAGACTTCATATTGGCATTGATATTGGTACGGGTTTTGTGTTCCTCAATATCATTGACCATCACAGTTGTTTTCGGTAAGCCTAATTGTGCTGCAAACTGCGTGAAATACTGCGCCTCTTCCTTTGCCGTTTGAGAGTCAGTAAAGTGAGAATAATGGTAAACAGATACTTTTAATCCAGCAGCCTTGGCATTTTGAATCTGCTCTTTAGCGTATGGATTTTGATAATTTGTTCCCTCTGTCAATTTCACGACAACACCAGAAATTCCCTTATCCAATAAGCTCCGGTAATCTGCCACAGACAAGGAGCCATTGTGACTACTTACATCCACAAAAGCCTTATCTGCCTTACGGCTATAGTAGGCTCTTGTCGTTGCTGTTCCTAGATCATATCGCTGCTTATCACTGACAATATACAGATGTGCTGTATAGGTTCCAGTTTCGTACTGATGACGGGATAGACGAACCGTCACACGATAAGTACCATCTGGTTGTTTTACGGCATCATACCATTGAAGGTCATTTTGACCATTTGGCGATCCCCAAACGGATACAGGAATTTGATCTACTCCCTTAGGAGCAAACACATCTGAGATAATAACATCGAACAAACCATATGTATTGTTCACATTTTGAATTTTAATAGTTCCCCTAGGGTTTACCTGTGTAATCGAAACATCTGTTACTGTAGATGCTACACCTACCATTTGCCCATTTTTTTGT
Above is a window of Streptococcus sp. zg-86 DNA encoding:
- a CDS encoding aminoacyltransferase, encoding MTLTRITEEEFIAHANRATQRSFMQTPEMAHLLQKRGAEVEYIGYIDEKGNIQVSAVLYSLPMTGGLHMEINSGPVSTDSSYLQPFYRALQGYAKEKGALELLVKPYEIYQSFDNNGQPTTPEHKDMIATLTDIGYQFDGLQTGYPGGEPNWHYVKSLEGLTEESLLNSFSKKGKPLVKKANTFGIKIRKLKRDELPVFKKLTTATSERREYRDKSLDYYQHLYDSFGHNAEFMVATLNFQDYITAIDEEHQQLLKKIEKLEQRPTTIKQQNQLRELSSQSETFYVRKQETQVFLEKYGNTDQLLAASLFLYTPQETTYLFSGSYPEFNKFYAPALLQEYVMKESIKRDITSYNFLGIDGIFDGSDGVLRFKQNFNGHIVRRMGTFRYYPQPFKAKVLRLLKKIIGR